A single genomic interval of Daucus carota subsp. sativus chromosome 1, DH1 v3.0, whole genome shotgun sequence harbors:
- the LOC108226085 gene encoding meiotic recombination protein DMC1 homolog, with product MLAFKSEEHNQLQLVDRDEIDDEEELFEMIDKLTAHGINAGDVKKLQDAGIYTCNGLMMHTKKNLTGIKGLSEAKVDKICEAAEKIVNFGYITGSDALIKRKSVVRITTGSQALDELLGGGIETSSITEAFGEFRSGKTQLAHTLCVSTQLPINMKGGNGKVAYIDTEGTFRPDRIVPIATRFGMDAGAVLDNIIYARAYTYEHQYNLLLGLAAKMSEEPFRLLIVDSVIALFRVDFTGRGELADRQQKLAQMLSRLIKIAEEFNVAVYMTNQVIADPGGGVFISDPKKPAGGHVLAHAATIRLMFRKGKGEQRVCKVFDAPNLPEAEAVFQITGGGITDAKD from the exons TGACTGCTCATGGAATTAATGCTGGAGATGTGAAGAAGCTTCAGGATGCAGGGATCTACACCTGCAACGGCCTTATGATGCATACGAAAAAG AATTTGACTGGGATCAAAGGATTATCTGAGGCAAAAGTCGACAAAATCTGTGAAGCTGCTGAAAAGATAGTG AATTTTGGGTACATTACTGGAAGTGATGCTCTGATCAAA AGAAAATCAGTAGTTCGCATAACAACTGGAAGCCAGGCTCTAGATGAACTTTTGGGCG GTGGGATAGAAACTAGTTCAATTACAGAAGCCTTTGGAGAATTCAG ATCTGGAAAGACACAACTTGCCCATACCCTCTGCGTCTCAACACAG CTCCCCATTAATATGAAAGGAGGTAATGGAAAGGTTGCCTACATTGATACTGAAGGAACCTT CCGACCTGATCGTATTGTGCCAATAGCTACCAGGTTTGGCATGGATGCTGGAGCTGTACTTGACAAT ATCATATATGCACGTGCATACACCTATGAGCATCAGTACAACCTCCTTCTCGGTCTAGCAGCAAAGATGTCAGAAGAGCCTTTCAGACTTCTG ATTGTTGACTCTGTCATTGCTCTGTTCCGGGTGGATTTTACTGGAAGAGGAGAACTTGCTGATCGTCAG CAAAAACTGGCTCAAATGTTATCACGCTTAATCAAGATCGCTGAGGAATTCAATGTGGCAGTCTACATGACAAACCAAG TCATAGCAGATCCAGGTGGTGGTGTGTTCATATCAGACCCAAAGAAGCCAGCAGGAGGGCATGTGCTTGCTCATGCAGCTACAATAAGGTTGATGTTCAGAAAGGGCAAAGGTGAACAGCGTGTCTGCAAGGTGTTTGATGCTCCAAATCTTCCTGAAGCTGAAGCA GTATTTCAGATAACAGGAGGTGGAATCACTGATGCAAAGGATTAG
- the LOC108226295 gene encoding stem-specific protein TSJT1, with protein MLAVFDKSVAKSPEALQNASSDSVSALKDGFLVGHFSSVKPVSVTVNLGHAGVLAYSMDKQNPFLPRLFAVTDDIFCLFQGHIENVAHLKQQYGLGKNANEVIIVLEAYRTLRDRGPYPADQVLRDFHGKFAFVLYDGSSKSAFVAADAEGSVPFFWGTDSEGDLVISDDTDVISKSCKKSYAPFPKGCFFTTSGGLRSFEHPMNELKPVPRVDSSGEVCGATFKVDEGSRKETGGMPRVGSAANWSQHY; from the exons ATGCTAGCAGTTTTTGATAAATCGGTAGCGAAGAGCCCAGAGGCGTTACAGAACGCGAGCTCTGATTCGGTGAGTGCACTGAAAGATGGGTTTCTGGTGGGCCATTTCTCTTCGGTGAAGCCTGTTTCTGTCACCGTTAATCTTGGTCATGCTGGCGTTTTGGCCTACTCCATGGATAAGCAGAACCCTTTTCTTCCTag ATTGTTTGCTGTGACGGACGATATATTCTGCTTGTTTCAAGGCCACATTGAAAATGTTGCACACCTTAAGCAACAGTATGGATTGGGCAAGAATGCAAATGAAGTAATCATTGTTCTAGAGGCCTACCGAACTTTAAGGGATAGAGGTCCTTATCCCGCAGATCAGGTGTTGAGAGATTTCCATGGAAAATTTGCTTTTGTTCTGTATGACGGTTCATCAAAATCTGCATTTGTTGCTGCT GATGCTGAAGGAAGTGTGCCCTTCTTCTGGGGTACTGATTCTGAAGGGGATCTTGTTATCTCGGATGATACAGATGTTATCAGCAAGAGCTGCAAGAAGTCATATGCACCATTTCCAAAAG GATGCTTCTTCACAACTTCTGGAGGCTTGAGGAGTTTTGAGCACCCTATGAATGAATTGAAGCCAGTGCCGAGAGTAGATAGCTCGGGTGAGGTGTGTGGTGCAACCTTTAAGGTGGATGAAGGGTCTCGGAAGGAAACTGGCGGCATGCCTAGAGTCGGAAGTGCTGCTAACTGGTCCCAACATTACTGA